From Methylocystis sp. ATCC 49242, one genomic window encodes:
- the glcE gene encoding glycolate oxidase subunit GlcE, whose translation MDVNSQTLDIRDAADAVEALRAANARRTPLAVAGAGSKKQLGRHAPQSQTISTKALTGVTLYEPDELVLSARAGTPLREIEDFLDANNQQLAFEPVDYAQLFGGATRSATIGGVVAVNASGPRRVKAGAARDHLLGFHCVTGRGEIVKSGGRVMKNVTGYDLSKLVCGSFGTLALLTEVTLKVLPKAETERTLLVVGLDEEKSLAQLRGASGTPNEVSSFAMLPAGAGPLQIDANVAALRVEGPEISVATRCEALMAELRDSGAQFEVLQPSESAAFWKSLRDAAPIAAHSGQIWRISVAPTDGFMVVEALRRAGAPIIAHYYDWVGGLVWICLEPAPDAHASAVRGAVDARGGHATLIRASEDTRARVDVFHPQPAPLAALTRRVKDSFDPAHVLERGRMRAEF comes from the coding sequence ATGGACGTAAATTCGCAGACGCTCGACATACGCGACGCGGCCGACGCCGTCGAAGCGCTGCGCGCGGCGAATGCGCGACGCACGCCACTGGCCGTCGCGGGGGCGGGATCGAAAAAGCAGCTCGGCCGCCATGCGCCGCAATCGCAGACGATCTCGACGAAGGCTTTGACGGGCGTCACGCTTTACGAACCCGACGAGCTCGTGCTTTCCGCGCGGGCCGGCACGCCGCTGCGCGAGATCGAGGATTTCCTCGACGCGAACAATCAGCAGCTCGCTTTCGAACCTGTAGATTACGCGCAGCTGTTTGGCGGCGCGACGCGCAGCGCAACGATTGGCGGCGTCGTCGCCGTCAACGCCTCGGGTCCCCGCCGCGTCAAGGCCGGCGCCGCGCGCGATCATCTGCTCGGATTTCACTGCGTCACGGGACGCGGCGAAATCGTGAAATCGGGCGGGCGGGTGATGAAAAACGTCACAGGCTACGACCTCTCCAAGCTCGTCTGCGGCTCCTTCGGCACGCTTGCGCTTCTCACCGAAGTCACGCTGAAAGTTCTGCCAAAGGCCGAAACGGAACGAACCCTGCTGGTCGTCGGACTGGATGAGGAAAAAAGCCTCGCGCAATTGCGCGGCGCCTCCGGAACGCCGAACGAGGTTTCGTCCTTCGCAATGCTTCCGGCCGGAGCAGGGCCGCTTCAGATCGACGCCAATGTTGCGGCGCTGCGCGTCGAAGGCCCCGAGATTTCCGTTGCGACGCGCTGCGAGGCGCTGATGGCGGAGCTTCGAGACAGCGGTGCGCAATTCGAGGTCTTGCAGCCGTCGGAGTCTGCGGCGTTCTGGAAATCGTTGCGGGACGCGGCGCCCATCGCGGCGCACTCCGGCCAGATCTGGCGCATTTCGGTCGCGCCGACCGACGGCTTCATGGTGGTGGAGGCCTTGCGCCGCGCCGGCGCGCCGATCATCGCGCATTATTACGACTGGGTCGGCGGCCTCGTGTGGATTTGTCTCGAGCCGGCGCCGGATGCGCATGCAAGCGCCGTGCGCGGCGCAGTCGATGCGCGGGGCGGACATGCGACGCTCATTCGCGCTTCGGAAGACACACGCGCGCGCGTCGACGTTTTTCACCCGCAGCCTGCGCCGCTCGCCGCGCTGACGCGGCGCGTGAAGGACAGTTTCGATCCCGCCCATGTCCTGGAGCGCGGCCGCATGCGCGCGGAGTTCTGA